A single window of Dendropsophus ebraccatus isolate aDenEbr1 chromosome 5, aDenEbr1.pat, whole genome shotgun sequence DNA harbors:
- the ART1 gene encoding GPI-linked NAD(P)(+)--arginine ADP-ribosyltransferase 1, whose translation MAEYYYTATTIIITLTILSPVIQVDSHRVSRREVFSTKESILDMAPTSFDDQYRGCSDAMEEEIPQLFQVEYSTNKEFADAWDTATFKWQQEKKRYVNLPKGFKDEYAIALFAYTINGPLHKVFNEAVREAGQSKQYYLRNFKFKVLHYYLTKALQILDAVETPACHTVFRGIRGIKFKSESRKPIRFGQFTSSSKNDQNALQFGEDTFFSIQTCYGVNIKNFSFFPGEEEVLIPPFEKFKVTNFSQERERNLITLQSLEKSSVYNCELVKNRRCKSTWCPFNSASSIQITIKSQKVILVGGLLLLSHGLGQVFYL comes from the exons ATGGCCGAGTATTATTACACTGCAACAACCATCATCATAACCCTGACAATACTGAGCCCAGTTATACAG GTTGACAGTCACAGGGTTTCTAGAAGAGAAGTCTTTTCCACTAAGGAATCTATTCTGGATATGGCTCCCACGTCCTTTGATGACCAGTACAGAGGATGCAGCGATGCgatggaggaggagatccctcagcTCTTCCAAGTGGAGTACTCCACAAATAAGGAGTTTGCGGACGCTTGGGACACGGCCACCTTTAAGTGGCAGCAGGAGAAGAAGAGATATGTGAATTTGCCCAAGGGCTTTAAGGACGAATACGCCATCGCTCTGTTCGCTTATACCATCAATGGTCCTCTGCACAAGGTCTTCAATGAGGCGGTGCGAGAGGCCGGACAGTCCAAGCAGTATTACCTGAGAAACTTTAAGTTTAAGGTTCTCCACTACTATCTGACTAAGGCTCTTCAGATCCTGGATGCGGTGGAGACCCCGGCCTGTCACACGGTTTTCAGAGGGATCAGAGGGATTAAGTTTAAGTCCGAGTCTCGTAAACCGATACGATTTGGACAATTCACGTCTTCTTCTAAGAACGACCAGAATGCTTTGCAATTTGGAGAAGACACTTTCTTTAGCATCCAGACCTGCTATGGTGTCAACATCAAGAACTTCTCCTTCTTTCCGGGGGAGGAAGAGGTTCTTATTCCTCCCTTTGAAAAGTTTAAGGTGACAAACTTCAGCCAAGAAAGAGAAAGGAACCTGATAACTCTGCAGTCTCTGGAGAAGTCCAGTGTCTATAACTGTGAACTGGTGAAAA ACAGAAGATGCAAATCGACCTGGTGTCCATTCAATTCAG CCTCCAGTATTCAGATCACAATCAAGTCCCAGAAGGTGATCCTAGTCGGTGGGCTGCTTCTTCTATCACATGGATTGGGACAAGTCTTCTACCTGTGA
- the RSPH1 gene encoding radial spoke head 1 homolog, whose amino-acid sequence MSDLGSDFEEEAEPDLGEYDGERNEAGERHGQGKARLPNGDTYDGMYENGRRHSQGTYRFKNGARYIGEYYQNRKHGVGTFMYPDGSKYEGDWVDDQRQGQGVYTYANGDVYSGDWFAHQRHGQGVYTYTDTGSRYIGTWVNGKQDGAGELVHHNHRYLGKFSSNTILGPGKYVFDIGCEQHGSYVQAEQEKEEEEEEEPLAVPITRWNPEKISSLTLWSPTAVVQPPAPVVGEPSASDTVEAAADHVDQNATTFEAQSQEESSERVTADAEPVPELPDSTRGEGGRELEEDGS is encoded by the exons ATGTCCGACCTCGGCTCCGACTTCGAGGAGGAAGCTGAACCCGATCTGGGG GAATATGACGGTGAGAGGAATGAAGCCGGGGAGAGACACGGACAAGGCAAAGCGCGACTTCCAAATGGCGACACATATGACGGGATGTACGAGAACGGGCGGCGGCACAGCCAG GGGACGTATCGCTTCAAGAATGGCGCACGCTACATAGGGGAGTATTACCAGAACCGCAAGCACGGGGTCGGGACCTTTATGTATCCAGACGGCTCCAAGTATGAAG GTGACTGGGTGGACGACCAGCGTCAGGGTCAGGGGGTCTACACCTATGCCAACGGTGACGTGTACAGCGGGGACTGGTTCGCCCATCAGAG GCATGGGCAGGGGGTCTACACCTACACCGACACCGGATCCAGATACATCGGCACCTGGGTGAACGGCAAACAGGACGGAGCCGGGGAGCTGGTGCACCACAACCACCGCTACCTGGGGAAGTTCTCCAGCAACACC ATTCTCGGTCCTGGGAAATACGTATTCGACATCGGCTGCGAGCAGCACGGATCATATGTGCAGGCGGAGCAG gagaaggaggaagaggaggaggaggagccgctgGCTGTGCCCATAACACGATGGAACCCAGAGAAGATCAGCAGCCTGACCCTGTGGTCACCGACAGCCGTGGTGCAGCCACCCGCTCCAG TGGTCGGAGAACCATCTGCATCAGACACTGTGGAAGCTGCTGCTGACCATGTAGACCAGAATGCAACAACCTTTGAGGCACAGAGTCAGGAAGAGTCCTCTGAACGTGTTACTGCCGATGCTGAACCAGTCCCAGAGTTACCTGACAGTACAAGAGGAGAAGGCGGCAGAGAGCTTGAGGAAG ACGGCAGCTGA